A genomic window from Blastococcus saxobsidens DD2 includes:
- a CDS encoding OsmC family protein, whose protein sequence is MPTRTARTAWNGTLQEGSGQVELSSSKVGTYEVSFPKRAADEAGGTTSPEELIGAAHSACFAMALSNEIGKAGGTPQSLEVSADVTLGQKDGAPAITGITLTVRGEVDGLDAAGFEKAAQAAKVGCPVSKALTGTEITVDASLEQ, encoded by the coding sequence ATGCCCACTCGTACCGCTCGTACCGCCTGGAACGGCACCCTGCAGGAGGGCTCCGGCCAGGTGGAGCTCAGCAGCTCCAAGGTCGGCACCTACGAGGTCTCATTCCCCAAGCGCGCCGCTGACGAGGCCGGAGGGACGACCAGCCCCGAGGAGCTCATCGGCGCCGCCCACTCGGCGTGCTTCGCGATGGCCCTCTCGAACGAGATCGGCAAGGCCGGCGGCACCCCGCAGTCGCTGGAGGTCTCCGCCGATGTCACGCTCGGCCAGAAGGACGGCGCCCCGGCGATCACCGGGATCACGCTCACCGTCCGCGGCGAGGTCGACGGCCTGGACGCCGCGGGCTTCGAGAAGGCCGCGCAGGCGGCCAAGGTCGGCTGCCCCGTCAGCAAGGCCCTCACCGGTACCGAGATCACCGTGGACGCCTCCCTGGAGCAGTAG